The genomic DNA CTTTTGCCGGAGTTGCTTCTACTGCCGGAGCTTCGGGGGTTGTCAATTGCTCTTCTGCGCCAGTTTGAGTCATGCTTGCATTCGCCTCTCGCACTAGTTACACTTCTTTATACACTTTCATTTTTACAAGCAGATTGTCAAACTGTCCAAATTGTTTCTTTGACACAAAAAAGAGGCAACCTTTCGACACCTGAAACCCGATTGGGCATAGGGTTGAACGGCAGTTGTCAATTGTTGCGATCGGGTGTTTCCATAATCTGGTAGTCTTACCAGTATTAGACACCTTAATAAAAGGCTGAAGGAAGCGTTGAAATTTATAGTAGGAGGAGCGTAGTCGATGGGACTACCCTGGTATCGCGTACACACAGTCGTCCTGAACGATCCAGGACGGTTGATTGCTGTACACCTGATGCACACCGCACTGGTGGCAGGTTGGGCTGGCTCGATGGCACTCTACGAGCTGGCAATCTATGATCCGAGCGATCCCGTACTCAATCCCATGTGGCGGCAGGGAATGTTTGTCATGCCCTTCATGGCACGTCTTGGTGTAACGGGTTCCTGGGGCGGCTGGACCATTACGGGCGAAACGGGTATTGACCCCGGTTTCTGGTCGTTTGAAGGTGTGGCGGCAGCTCATATTATTCTTTCCGGTCTGCTGTTCCTGGCTGCCTGCTGGCACTGGGTTTACTGGGATTTAGAACTTTTTAGAGATCCGCGTACCGGCGAGCCTGCATTAGACTTGCCCAAGATGTTCGGAATTCATCTGTTCCTGTCTGGTCTGCTTTGCTTTGGATTTGGTGCATTCCACCTCACGGGTCTCTTTGGTCCGGGGATGTGGGTTTCTGATGCCTATGGATTAACGGGAAGCGTGCAGCCTGTCGCGCCTGCCTGGGGTCCAGAAGGCTTCGATCCGTTCAATCCGGGCGGCATTGTCGCACACCATATTGCGGCGGGTGTAGTTGGCATTATCGCTGGCTTGTTCCACCTGGCTGTGCGTCCGCCGGAAAGACTGTATCGCGCTCTCCGCATGGGGAACATCGAAACCGTATTGTCCAGCAGTATTGCCGCCGTGTTCTTTGCTGCCTTCGTGGTTGCGGGAACTATGTGGTACGGCAGTGCAGCTACACCGATCGAACTTTACGGACCGACTCGCTACCAGTGGGATAGCGGCTACTTCCAGCAAGAGATCGATCGCCGTGTGCAGGCAAGCTTGGCTGACGGTGCAAGCCCCGAAGAAGCATGGTCTGACATCCCTGAGAAACTGGCGTTCTACGACTACATCGGCAACAACCCTGCGAAGGGTGGTCTGTTCCGCACAGGTCCGATGGATAAGGGCGATGGAATTGCTGAAGGCTGGCTGGGTCATGCCGTCTTTAAGGATGGCGAAGGTCGTGAGCTGAACGTTCGCCGGATGCCCAACTTCTTCG from Leptolyngbya ohadii IS1 includes the following:
- the psbB gene encoding photosystem II chlorophyll-binding protein CP47 translates to MGLPWYRVHTVVLNDPGRLIAVHLMHTALVAGWAGSMALYELAIYDPSDPVLNPMWRQGMFVMPFMARLGVTGSWGGWTITGETGIDPGFWSFEGVAAAHIILSGLLFLAACWHWVYWDLELFRDPRTGEPALDLPKMFGIHLFLSGLLCFGFGAFHLTGLFGPGMWVSDAYGLTGSVQPVAPAWGPEGFDPFNPGGIVAHHIAAGVVGIIAGLFHLAVRPPERLYRALRMGNIETVLSSSIAAVFFAAFVVAGTMWYGSAATPIELYGPTRYQWDSGYFQQEIDRRVQASLADGASPEEAWSDIPEKLAFYDYIGNNPAKGGLFRTGPMDKGDGIAEGWLGHAVFKDGEGRELNVRRMPNFFETFPVILTDKDGVVRADIPFRRAESKYSFEQVGVTVSFYGGDLNGQTYTDPAVVKRYARKAQLGEAFKFDQETLNSDGVFRTSPRGWFTYGHAVFALLFFFGHIWHGSRTLFRDVFAGVDPDLSEEQVEWGFYQKLGDKSTRRTTPI